In Saccharomonospora marina XMU15, one genomic interval encodes:
- the purB gene encoding adenylosuccinate lyase has translation MTDKPRIPNVLAGRYASPELVALWSPEHKVRLERQLWLAVLRAQAELGVAVPERVLADYERVLDRVDLGSVAERERVTRHDVKARIEEFNALAGHEHIHKGMTSRDLTENVEQLQVRRSLELVRDRVVAVLARLGALATEHADLVLAGRSHNVAAQATTLGKRFATVADELLVAFERLEGLLARYPLRGVKGPVGTAQDMLDLLGGDPAVLAELERRVAAHLGFERVLTSVGQIYPRSLDFEVVSALAQLAAAPSNLATTIRLMAGHELVTEGFQPGQVGSSAMPHKMNTRSCERVNGLAVVLRGHLAMVGELAGDQWNEGDVSDSVVRRVALPDAFFAIDGLLETFLTVLGEFGAFPAVVEAELARYLPFLATTRVLMAAVRGGVGRETAHEAIKEHAVAVALAMRERGQADNDLLDRLAADDRIPLERAELAELLADRLSFTGTARTQVDAVVGRVEEILKRYPDAAAYQPRPIL, from the coding sequence GTGACCGATAAGCCTCGGATACCGAACGTCCTCGCGGGCCGCTACGCCTCGCCCGAGCTGGTGGCGCTGTGGTCACCGGAGCACAAGGTCAGGCTGGAGCGGCAGTTGTGGCTCGCCGTGCTGCGTGCGCAGGCCGAACTGGGCGTGGCCGTGCCCGAGCGGGTGCTCGCCGACTACGAGCGCGTGCTCGACCGCGTCGACCTCGGCTCCGTCGCCGAACGGGAGCGGGTGACGCGCCACGACGTGAAGGCGCGCATCGAGGAGTTCAACGCGCTCGCCGGGCACGAGCACATCCACAAGGGCATGACCTCGCGCGACCTCACCGAGAACGTCGAGCAGTTGCAGGTGCGCCGCTCGCTGGAGCTGGTGCGCGACCGGGTGGTGGCGGTGCTGGCCAGGCTCGGCGCGCTCGCTACCGAACACGCCGACCTGGTGCTGGCAGGCCGCTCGCACAACGTCGCCGCTCAGGCCACCACCCTCGGCAAGCGGTTCGCGACCGTGGCCGACGAGCTGCTGGTCGCCTTCGAGCGGCTGGAGGGGTTGCTCGCCCGCTACCCGTTGCGCGGTGTCAAGGGGCCGGTCGGCACGGCACAGGACATGCTCGACCTGCTCGGCGGTGACCCCGCCGTGCTGGCCGAGCTGGAGCGGCGCGTTGCCGCCCACCTCGGCTTCGAGCGGGTACTGACCAGCGTCGGCCAGATCTACCCCCGGTCGCTGGACTTCGAGGTGGTGTCGGCACTGGCGCAGCTGGCGGCCGCCCCGTCCAATCTGGCCACCACCATCCGGCTCATGGCGGGCCACGAGCTGGTCACCGAGGGATTCCAGCCGGGGCAGGTCGGTTCGTCGGCGATGCCGCACAAGATGAACACCCGCTCCTGCGAGCGGGTCAACGGCCTTGCCGTTGTGCTGCGCGGCCACCTCGCCATGGTGGGAGAGCTCGCGGGCGATCAGTGGAACGAGGGCGACGTGTCCGACTCGGTGGTGCGCAGGGTCGCGCTGCCGGACGCGTTCTTCGCCATCGACGGCCTGCTGGAGACGTTCCTGACCGTGCTGGGCGAGTTCGGTGCGTTCCCGGCCGTCGTCGAGGCCGAGTTGGCCCGCTACCTGCCGTTTCTGGCGACCACGCGGGTGCTCATGGCGGCCGTTCGCGGCGGGGTGGGTAGGGAGACCGCCCACGAGGCGATCAAGGAACACGCCGTGGCGGTCGCGTTGGCGATGCGCGAGCGAGGGCAGGCCGACAACGATCTGCTCGATCGCCTGGCGGCCGACGATCGAATCCCGCTGGAGCGGGCCGAGTTGGCGGAACTGCTCGCCGACCGGCTCTCGTTCACGGGAACGGCACGCACACAAGTCGACGCGGTCGTCGGCAGGGTCGAGGAGATCCTGAAGCGCTACCCCGACGCCGCGGCGTACCAGCCTCGGCCGATCCTGTAG
- a CDS encoding SRPBCC family protein has translation MTTTKHQTQILADSNAPTIEIIREFDAAPEQVFRAHVDPDLYARWVGPHSVTTRITRWDARTGGEWAFANDRDGEEIAAFYGSFHEVRPNERIVWTFTYEGAPDGVALETLTFEGLDGGRTRLRVYSVVEDFQTRDGILASGMDTGVNEGYDKLDELLSEAA, from the coding sequence ATGACCACGACAAAGCACCAGACCCAGATCCTGGCGGACAGCAACGCGCCGACCATCGAGATCATCCGGGAGTTCGACGCGGCCCCCGAGCAGGTTTTTCGCGCCCACGTGGACCCTGACCTGTACGCGCGGTGGGTCGGACCGCACTCGGTGACCACCAGGATCACCAGATGGGACGCCCGCACCGGCGGCGAGTGGGCGTTCGCCAACGATCGCGACGGCGAGGAGATCGCCGCGTTCTACGGCAGCTTCCACGAGGTCCGCCCGAACGAGCGCATCGTGTGGACCTTCACCTACGAGGGCGCGCCGGACGGGGTCGCACTGGAGACGCTGACCTTCGAGGGGCTGGACGGCGGCCGGACGCGGCTGCGGGTGTACAGCGTCGTCGAGGATTTCCAGACCCGCGACGGCATCCTGGCCAGCGGCATGGACACCGGGGTGAACGAGGGCTACGACAAGCTCGACGAACTGCTTTCCGAAGCGGCCTGA
- a CDS encoding SigE family RNA polymerase sigma factor gives MDHRDEQEFAEYFAAKRDSVRRTAYMLCGDWHRADDLAQTAFVALHRRWRKIRDRAATDAYLRKTLVRAAIDESRRPWRRERQAEELPEPPDVDGALADRVATREDLLAGLRKVPSRQRAVLVLRYFEGLDVGGVARVLGCSEGNVKSQTARGLANLREALGEEVDTRGRG, from the coding sequence GTGGACCACCGCGACGAGCAGGAGTTCGCGGAGTACTTCGCTGCTAAGCGGGACTCCGTGCGCCGGACCGCGTACATGCTCTGTGGCGATTGGCACCGCGCCGACGATCTCGCGCAGACGGCGTTCGTCGCGCTGCACCGGCGGTGGCGCAAGATCCGCGACCGGGCGGCGACCGACGCCTACCTGCGCAAAACGCTGGTACGGGCGGCGATCGACGAGTCGCGCCGTCCCTGGCGCAGGGAGCGGCAGGCCGAGGAGCTTCCCGAACCACCGGATGTGGACGGTGCGCTGGCCGACCGCGTCGCGACCCGTGAGGACCTGCTCGCGGGTCTGCGGAAGGTTCCGTCCAGGCAGCGGGCGGTGCTCGTGCTGCGGTACTTCGAGGGACTCGACGTCGGCGGGGTCGCCCGGGTTCTCGGGTGCAGCGAGGGAAACGTGAAGAGCCAGACCGCGCGGGGGCTGGCGAACCTGCGCGAGGCGCTCGGAGAGGAGGTGGACACGCGTGGACGAGGGTGA
- a CDS encoding TetR/AcrR family transcriptional regulator — MTSAASTPKGERRRAALVAAAAQLLVEGGFDAIRHRAVADRAGLPLASTTYYFDSLDDLVYAAMEHYGRSELARGRERLAGLSVEQRGVDTLVELVLDQLLGADPDYDAVLLRYERLVGTGRRPYLRPLMRTLAAELRELLTESFVRSGVEVDARRLEQLIALVDGAVVNALIEVDPDPRAVAARMLRDALSD, encoded by the coding sequence ATGACGTCAGCAGCGAGCACGCCGAAGGGCGAGCGGCGGCGGGCCGCGCTTGTCGCCGCCGCGGCACAGCTGCTTGTGGAGGGCGGTTTCGACGCGATCCGGCACCGCGCGGTAGCCGATCGCGCGGGCCTTCCGCTGGCCTCGACCACCTACTACTTCGACTCGCTCGACGACCTGGTGTACGCAGCCATGGAGCACTACGGCCGCTCCGAACTCGCCCGCGGTCGGGAGCGGCTCGCCGGGCTGAGCGTCGAGCAACGTGGCGTGGACACCCTGGTGGAGCTGGTGCTGGACCAGTTGCTCGGCGCCGACCCCGACTACGACGCGGTGCTGCTGCGGTACGAGCGGCTGGTGGGTACCGGCCGCAGGCCATACCTGCGTCCGCTGATGCGCACGCTGGCCGCCGAACTGCGGGAACTGTTGACCGAGAGCTTTGTCAGGTCAGGTGTCGAGGTGGACGCGCGGCGGCTGGAACAGCTCATCGCCTTGGTGGACGGTGCCGTGGTCAACGCCCTCATCGAGGTGGACCCCGACCCGAGGGCGGTCGCCGCCCGGATGCTGCGCGATGCGCTCAGCGATTGA
- a CDS encoding MBL fold metallo-hydrolase, whose protein sequence is MQLTHYGHSCLLLDTGDARILLDPGAFSSGFESVRDLTAVLITHQHYDHIDTERLPALLEANPGARLIVDPGTVQLAEKLGLNAVTARSGDAFELDGTQVTVVGGQHARIHADIPVVPNVGYVFDHGAFYHPGDAFFVPEQHVAVLALPTAAPWLKAGEAVDFLRAVAPRLAVPVHEAVLSRPQMHYGLFTNLAGEGTEVRVLPRGEQVEV, encoded by the coding sequence GTGCAGCTAACCCATTACGGACACTCCTGTCTGCTTCTGGACACCGGGGACGCCCGCATCCTGCTCGACCCCGGCGCGTTCTCCTCGGGATTCGAGTCGGTGCGCGACCTGACCGCCGTGCTCATCACCCATCAGCACTACGACCACATCGACACCGAGCGCCTGCCCGCCCTGCTCGAGGCCAACCCGGGCGCCAGGCTGATCGTCGATCCCGGCACGGTGCAACTCGCGGAGAAGCTCGGGCTGAACGCCGTCACGGCACGGTCCGGGGACGCCTTCGAACTCGACGGCACCCAGGTCACCGTCGTCGGTGGCCAACACGCCAGAATCCACGCCGACATCCCGGTCGTGCCCAACGTCGGCTATGTGTTCGACCACGGCGCCTTCTACCACCCCGGCGACGCCTTCTTCGTGCCGGAGCAGCACGTGGCCGTGCTCGCGCTGCCCACAGCCGCGCCCTGGCTGAAAGCAGGCGAGGCAGTGGACTTCCTGCGTGCCGTCGCACCAAGGCTCGCCGTTCCGGTCCACGAGGCCGTGCTGTCCCGGCCGCAGATGCACTACGGCCTGTTCACCAACCTCGCGGGCGAGGGCACCGAGGTCAGGGTGCTGCCCCGCGGCGAGCAGGTCGAGGTGTGA
- a CDS encoding DUF2334 domain-containing protein: MAASLLVSLSGIAARTLDGCVDLATALAERGVPLSLLVTPNAEEGSGSVSDWVRERVAQGDAVLLHGYDRRVRDEFADLPTHEARLRLIAATAALEDTGLRTNAFAAPGRRVSAGTLNALRLHGFAVYSDGSAVHDLRGNRIRRARLHGFGGRGGAGEAARRNAFVLAAGRLARRGELLRIGVRGADLGRPARWATLLDAVDTALECGAVAATYVRPAHTSTCSPRGSTLTSVPSPARLVNRP; this comes from the coding sequence GTGGCAGCATCACTGCTGGTGTCGCTGAGCGGTATCGCGGCACGGACGCTGGACGGGTGTGTGGACCTGGCGACCGCGCTGGCCGAGCGTGGCGTGCCGTTGTCGCTGCTGGTGACACCGAACGCCGAGGAAGGGTCTGGGTCGGTGTCGGACTGGGTGCGCGAACGGGTCGCGCAAGGTGACGCGGTGCTGCTGCACGGCTACGACCGGCGGGTGCGCGACGAGTTCGCCGATCTGCCCACGCACGAGGCGCGGCTGAGGCTCATCGCGGCGACCGCGGCGCTTGAGGACACCGGCCTGCGCACGAACGCCTTCGCCGCGCCGGGCAGGCGCGTTTCTGCAGGCACGCTGAACGCGTTGCGGCTGCACGGGTTCGCGGTCTACTCCGACGGCTCGGCCGTGCACGACCTGCGTGGGAATCGCATTCGCAGAGCGAGGCTGCACGGCTTCGGCGGTCGCGGTGGTGCGGGCGAGGCCGCTCGCCGCAACGCTTTCGTGCTCGCTGCCGGGCGGCTGGCGAGGCGAGGCGAGTTGCTGCGTATCGGCGTGCGGGGAGCCGATCTGGGCAGGCCCGCGCGGTGGGCAACCCTGCTCGACGCCGTCGACACGGCACTGGAGTGTGGGGCGGTCGCGGCCACCTACGTCCGGCCTGCTCACACCTCGACCTGCTCGCCGCGGGGCAGCACCCTGACCTCGGTGCCCTCGCCCGCGAGGTTGGTGAACAGGCCGTAG
- a CDS encoding DoxX family protein has protein sequence MSIVVGVLSLLLTIAFVGAGGARLAGAKPMRAYSEHLGLSAGVSRAIGALELAAAAGLIAGLWVRPAGLAASIGLVFLLVATVARHVRAGDPPALAAPPAALGVLAVANAVLLGLV, from the coding sequence ATGTCGATCGTCGTCGGGGTGCTCTCGCTGCTGCTGACGATCGCGTTCGTTGGCGCGGGCGGCGCCCGGCTGGCCGGGGCGAAGCCGATGCGGGCCTACTCCGAGCACCTCGGTCTTTCGGCAGGCGTGAGCAGGGCGATCGGCGCGCTCGAACTCGCGGCCGCGGCAGGTCTGATCGCGGGCCTGTGGGTGCGCCCCGCCGGTTTGGCCGCTTCGATCGGGCTGGTGTTCCTACTGGTCGCGACCGTGGCAAGGCACGTGAGGGCAGGTGATCCCCCGGCTCTGGCCGCGCCGCCCGCCGCACTTGGGGTGCTCGCGGTTGCCAACGCGGTGCTGCTGGGACTGGTCTGA
- a CDS encoding HAD-IA family hydrolase — MTGRWVVFDYGEVLCSRTTALPVLARRLNVSEEDFRRAYWAHRDAYDRGASDTDYWQAVGDTVGVDVDEPTVMELTRIDIQGWSRVEPSSVRLLRTLSAAGSPLALLSNAPASFARFAGRQPWAQHFRVRLFSGELRMAKPDAEIFELLLSRLDCDPGECVFLDDREANVAAARAAGLRAHIWQGAEAAHALL, encoded by the coding sequence GTGACCGGTCGATGGGTCGTCTTCGACTACGGGGAGGTGCTGTGCTCGCGCACAACGGCGTTGCCGGTGCTGGCGCGGCGGCTGAACGTGTCGGAGGAGGATTTCCGGCGCGCGTACTGGGCCCACCGTGACGCCTACGACCGGGGCGCCTCCGACACCGACTACTGGCAGGCGGTCGGCGACACCGTCGGTGTGGACGTCGACGAGCCGACGGTCATGGAACTGACGCGCATCGACATCCAGGGCTGGTCGAGAGTCGAACCGAGCAGTGTGCGGCTGCTGCGGACACTTTCTGCGGCGGGCTCGCCGCTGGCCCTGCTGTCGAACGCGCCCGCATCGTTCGCCCGGTTCGCCGGACGCCAACCGTGGGCACAGCACTTCCGGGTTCGGTTGTTCTCGGGCGAGTTGAGGATGGCCAAACCCGACGCCGAGATCTTCGAGTTGTTGCTGTCCCGGCTGGACTGCGACCCCGGCGAGTGCGTGTTCCTCGACGATCGCGAAGCCAACGTGGCGGCAGCCCGCGCGGCCGGGCTGCGCGCCCACATCTGGCAGGGCGCCGAAGCGGCGCACGCGCTGCTGTAG
- a CDS encoding aldehyde dehydrogenase family protein has translation MTSTARAVETFDSLNPATDEVVGTYPVHTDQDVTEAVERARAAAAWWNSLGFAGRADRLRQWKSVVARRMESLCQVVSEETGKPFGDAQLEIVLAIEHIAWAARNARKVLGPQRRSPGLLLSNQAATVEYHPLGVVGVIGPWNYPVFTPLGSVSYALAAGNAVVFKPSEYTPGVGKWLVDAFAEVVPEYPVLQLITGFGATGAALTRADIDKIAFTGSAATGKKIMATAAERLTPVIIEAGGKDPLLVDSDADLDAAAEAAVWGAFSNAGQTCVGVERVYVHQQVYDTFVSKVVQRAKQVSPGSDYGPMTMPAQLDVVRRHIADALAKGGRALVGGKDAVGDRYVQPTVLVDVPEDSQAVREETFGPTITIAKVADMDEAIEKANDSSYGLGSTVFSKRRGMELARRLRTGQTAINAPLSFAGIASLPFGGIGDSGFGRIHGPEGLREFARPKAIARQRFTTPLVLTTFARTARTEALVSKLIKRLHGRP, from the coding sequence ATGACCAGCACCGCACGCGCCGTCGAGACGTTCGACTCCCTCAACCCGGCGACGGACGAGGTGGTCGGCACCTACCCGGTGCACACAGACCAGGATGTCACCGAAGCCGTCGAGCGCGCCCGCGCCGCTGCCGCCTGGTGGAACTCACTCGGTTTCGCGGGCCGCGCCGACCGGCTGCGCCAGTGGAAGAGTGTCGTCGCACGACGCATGGAGTCGCTGTGCCAGGTGGTCAGCGAGGAAACCGGTAAGCCGTTCGGCGATGCCCAACTGGAGATCGTGCTCGCCATCGAGCACATCGCATGGGCTGCCCGCAACGCCCGCAAGGTGCTCGGTCCGCAACGACGCTCCCCCGGTCTGCTGCTTTCCAACCAGGCCGCCACGGTCGAGTACCACCCGCTCGGGGTGGTCGGTGTGATCGGGCCGTGGAACTACCCGGTGTTCACACCGCTCGGTTCGGTCAGCTACGCGCTGGCCGCGGGCAACGCCGTGGTGTTCAAGCCCAGCGAGTACACCCCAGGGGTCGGCAAGTGGCTTGTGGACGCCTTCGCCGAGGTCGTGCCCGAGTACCCCGTGCTGCAACTGATCACCGGCTTCGGCGCCACCGGTGCCGCGCTCACGCGGGCCGACATCGACAAGATCGCGTTCACCGGCTCGGCCGCGACGGGCAAGAAGATCATGGCGACCGCCGCCGAGCGGCTCACTCCCGTGATCATCGAAGCCGGCGGCAAGGACCCGCTGCTCGTTGACTCCGACGCCGACCTCGACGCTGCCGCGGAGGCCGCCGTCTGGGGCGCCTTCTCCAACGCCGGGCAGACCTGCGTCGGTGTGGAACGCGTCTACGTGCACCAGCAGGTGTACGACACCTTCGTCTCCAAGGTCGTCCAGCGTGCCAAGCAGGTCAGCCCCGGCAGCGACTACGGCCCGATGACCATGCCCGCGCAGTTGGACGTCGTGCGCAGGCACATCGCCGACGCGCTCGCCAAGGGCGGGCGGGCACTGGTCGGCGGCAAGGACGCCGTCGGTGATCGCTACGTGCAGCCGACCGTGCTGGTGGACGTCCCGGAGGACTCGCAGGCCGTGCGTGAGGAGACGTTCGGCCCCACGATCACCATCGCCAAGGTGGCCGACATGGACGAGGCGATCGAGAAGGCCAACGACTCAAGTTACGGCCTTGGTTCGACGGTGTTCTCCAAGCGGCGTGGCATGGAGTTGGCGCGCAGGCTGCGGACCGGCCAGACGGCCATCAACGCCCCGCTGTCCTTCGCCGGTATCGCGTCGCTGCCGTTCGGCGGCATCGGCGACTCCGGTTTCGGCCGCATCCACGGGCCGGAAGGGCTGCGCGAGTTCGCCCGCCCGAAGGCGATCGCGCGGCAACGGTTCACCACCCCGCTCGTACTGACCACCTTCGCGCGCACCGCCCGCACCGAGGCCCTGGTGAGCAAGCTGATCAAGCGGCTGCACGGCAGGCCCTGA
- the purS gene encoding phosphoribosylformylglycinamidine synthase subunit PurS → MARVVVDVMPKPEILDPQGQAVAGALPRLGFNGVTEVRQGKHFELEVDDSVDDETLAKIAEGFLANPVIEEWTVRRIER, encoded by the coding sequence GTGGCCCGAGTAGTCGTCGACGTCATGCCCAAGCCCGAGATCCTCGACCCGCAAGGCCAGGCTGTTGCCGGTGCGCTGCCGAGGCTGGGTTTCAACGGGGTCACCGAGGTCCGGCAAGGCAAGCATTTCGAGTTGGAGGTCGACGACTCCGTCGACGACGAAACGCTTGCCAAGATCGCGGAGGGTTTTCTCGCGAACCCGGTGATCGAGGAGTGGACGGTCCGGAGGATCGAGCGGTGA
- a CDS encoding sulfite exporter TauE/SafE family protein, producing the protein MGALLLFGLAGFLAQFVAGVLGMGYGMTSTTMLVAFGTAPALASASAHFAQVGTSLASGVSHWRFRNVDWRTVGILAVPGAVGAVVGAFLLASFSGDFATGWISVILFALGLYVLVRFAFLRLGKLITNKRPGARFLAPLGFVAGFIDATGGGGWGPVATTTLLSSGRLAPRMVVGSVGAAEFVVTVAASLAFLAALSLHGMNFVVVLGLLVGGVLAAPIAAWLVHRMPPRLLGTAAGGLIILTNGWLLLGVLGFSGPAVVVVYAGLTLLIATAFVAAVRSMRAEKRMNAMVGEDGSVPNEIAGR; encoded by the coding sequence ATGGGGGCGCTCCTGCTGTTCGGTTTGGCCGGGTTTCTCGCCCAGTTCGTGGCGGGCGTGCTGGGCATGGGTTACGGGATGACGTCCACGACCATGCTCGTGGCCTTCGGCACCGCTCCCGCGCTCGCGTCGGCCTCGGCTCACTTCGCGCAGGTCGGCACGTCGCTGGCGTCCGGGGTCTCGCACTGGAGGTTTCGCAACGTCGACTGGCGGACGGTGGGAATCCTCGCCGTGCCGGGCGCGGTCGGTGCCGTGGTGGGTGCCTTCCTGCTTGCCTCCTTCTCCGGAGACTTCGCGACCGGATGGATCAGCGTGATCCTGTTCGCGCTGGGGCTCTACGTGCTGGTCAGGTTCGCCTTCCTTCGGCTGGGCAAGCTGATCACGAACAAGCGGCCGGGCGCGCGGTTCCTTGCCCCGCTCGGTTTCGTCGCGGGGTTCATCGACGCGACGGGAGGTGGTGGCTGGGGACCGGTCGCCACCACGACGCTGCTGTCGAGCGGGCGGTTGGCGCCGCGCATGGTGGTGGGTTCGGTCGGCGCGGCGGAATTCGTGGTGACGGTCGCGGCGAGTCTGGCCTTCCTGGCGGCGCTTTCGCTGCACGGGATGAACTTCGTCGTCGTGCTCGGTCTGCTGGTCGGCGGTGTGCTCGCGGCACCCATCGCGGCGTGGCTGGTGCACCGGATGCCGCCGCGACTGCTCGGCACGGCGGCGGGTGGATTGATCATCCTCACCAACGGCTGGCTGTTGCTCGGAGTGCTCGGCTTCTCCGGGCCCGCCGTCGTCGTGGTGTACGCCGGTCTCACGTTGCTGATCGCGACGGCTTTCGTCGCGGCGGTGCGCTCGATGCGCGCGGAGAAGCGGATGAACGCCATGGTCGGCGAGGACGGTTCGGTGCCGAACGAGATCGCGGGTCGCTGA
- the purQ gene encoding phosphoribosylformylglycinamidine synthase subunit PurQ gives MSARIGVITFPGTLDDVDAARAAARSGAEAVPLWHGDADLKGVDAVIVPGGFSYGDYLRCGAIARFAPVMSSVIDAARGGLPVLGICNGFQILCEAGLLPGALVRNDKLHFVCKDQWLRVENNSTTWTTRYEQGAEVLIPLKSGEGGYVADQDTLDRLEGDGRVVFRYVGENPNGSRNDIAGVSSADGRIVGLMPHPEHAIDALTGPSDDGLGMFYSAVDALTPLATTSA, from the coding sequence GTGAGCGCCCGTATCGGAGTCATCACCTTTCCCGGCACGCTCGACGATGTCGACGCCGCCCGTGCCGCCGCCCGCTCGGGTGCCGAGGCCGTGCCGCTGTGGCACGGCGACGCGGACCTCAAGGGCGTGGACGCGGTGATCGTGCCCGGTGGCTTCTCCTACGGCGACTACCTGCGCTGCGGTGCCATCGCCAGGTTCGCCCCCGTGATGAGTTCGGTGATCGACGCCGCCCGAGGCGGACTCCCCGTGCTGGGCATCTGCAACGGCTTCCAGATCCTGTGTGAGGCGGGCCTGTTGCCGGGCGCGCTGGTGCGCAACGACAAGCTCCACTTCGTGTGCAAGGACCAGTGGCTGCGGGTGGAGAACAACAGCACCACCTGGACCACCCGCTACGAGCAGGGTGCGGAGGTGCTGATCCCGCTGAAGTCGGGTGAGGGCGGCTACGTCGCCGACCAGGACACGCTGGACCGGTTGGAGGGTGACGGCAGGGTCGTCTTCCGCTACGTCGGGGAAAACCCCAACGGCTCGCGCAACGACATCGCGGGTGTCAGCAGCGCGGACGGCAGGATCGTCGGGCTGATGCCGCACCCGGAGCACGCCATCGACGCGCTGACGGGCCCCTCGGACGACGGCCTCGGGATGTTCTACTCGGCCGTCGACGCGTTGACCCCGCTCGCGACCACCTCGGCCTGA
- a CDS encoding ArsR/SmtB family transcription factor: protein MDESTEQLNRVFAALADPTRRALVARLAAADATVGELAQPHNMSLQAISKHVKVLEEAGLVRRSKDAQRRPVHLDAEVFDLMTKWIERYRQQAEQRYRRLDALLDRMADDDSPRTDLEDAS, encoded by the coding sequence GTGGACGAGAGCACGGAGCAGTTGAATCGGGTGTTCGCGGCACTGGCCGACCCGACGCGGCGTGCCCTGGTGGCCAGGCTGGCCGCCGCGGACGCGACCGTCGGCGAGTTGGCGCAGCCGCACAACATGAGCCTGCAGGCGATCTCCAAGCACGTGAAGGTGCTCGAGGAGGCCGGGCTGGTGCGGCGGAGCAAGGACGCGCAGCGTCGGCCCGTGCACCTGGACGCGGAGGTGTTCGACCTGATGACCAAGTGGATCGAGCGCTATCGCCAGCAGGCCGAGCAGCGCTACCGGCGTCTCGACGCCCTGCTGGACCGGATGGCTGACGACGACAGCCCACGGACGGACCTGGAGGACGCATCATGA
- a CDS encoding threonine aldolase family protein, with the protein MRAAMARAEVGDNVIDTDPTIRELEERAADVLATASALWTPSGTMANLIALSVHLRRGDRFLATRGAHVLTNELGSAAWLAGGMPEPLEHDAGPGRPTPAAVRAAAGTRSGPYYVLRTTLLCLENTHNAAGGAITPPDEHAQLVAAARDVGLNVHLDGARLWNAAAALGLPPAALTVGVDTVSACFSKGLGAPVGSVVAGSAEFVDEARRVRQMLGGGVRQGGVLAAACLVALDRVGELAEDHEKATALATGLAELGWSVGEPQTNIVLAAVPDVRLTLESLRERGVLALPMAGKVRFVLHRDVTAADVDEVLRRIKEGDR; encoded by the coding sequence ATGCGTGCGGCGATGGCGCGGGCGGAGGTCGGCGACAACGTCATCGACACCGACCCCACCATCCGCGAGTTGGAGGAACGCGCCGCGGACGTGCTCGCGACAGCCTCGGCACTGTGGACGCCCAGCGGCACGATGGCCAACCTCATCGCGCTCAGCGTGCACCTGCGCCGAGGCGACCGCTTCCTCGCCACACGCGGCGCTCACGTGTTGACGAACGAACTGGGCTCGGCCGCCTGGCTCGCGGGCGGGATGCCCGAGCCGCTCGAACACGACGCGGGACCGGGCAGACCCACACCCGCGGCGGTGCGGGCGGCCGCGGGCACCAGATCGGGCCCCTACTACGTGCTCAGGACAACGCTGCTGTGCCTGGAGAACACCCACAACGCCGCGGGCGGCGCCATCACACCGCCGGACGAGCACGCGCAACTGGTTGCGGCGGCCAGGGACGTGGGACTGAACGTGCACCTCGACGGTGCACGGCTGTGGAACGCGGCGGCCGCGCTCGGGCTACCGCCCGCCGCACTCACCGTCGGCGTTGACACCGTGTCGGCCTGTTTCAGCAAGGGACTCGGCGCCCCCGTGGGTTCGGTCGTGGCGGGCAGCGCCGAGTTCGTGGACGAAGCAAGGCGCGTGCGGCAGATGCTCGGTGGCGGGGTCAGGCAGGGCGGCGTGCTCGCCGCCGCCTGTCTCGTGGCGCTCGACCGTGTCGGTGAGCTCGCCGAGGACCACGAGAAGGCCACCGCACTGGCCACCGGACTCGCCGAACTCGGCTGGAGCGTCGGCGAGCCGCAGACCAACATCGTGCTGGCCGCCGTGCCCGACGTGCGGCTCACGCTCGAATCACTGCGCGAACGCGGCGTGCTCGCACTGCCGATGGCGGGCAAGGTCCGGTTCGTGCTGCACCGGGACGTGACGGCAGCAGACGTGGACGAGGTACTGCGGCGGATCAAGGAGGGCGACCGGTGA